The Thermodesulfovibrionia bacterium genome includes a window with the following:
- a CDS encoding tetratricopeptide repeat protein, with the protein MSKSRKDNKPCQTEISHSYSLREKVIILSVACAIALTAFIVFIPALKGEFLIWDDNLLVAENRNIQSIDTDFFKWAFTDVAIAAWYPVTVTSLAIDYFFWGKDPFGYHLTNNIFHGLNTFLVFVLVFFLVKLGRSKDEKGITMPLVAASVTAMLFGLHPLRVESVAWTAERKDVLYSFFYILSILSYLKYCSVTVCNKRYYAGSIVFFAMSLMSKSMAVTLPLVLIILDYYPLGRLLPDKGWGEVKKTVIEKIPFICMSLFVSAVALYTHNEKGAVMGMETHPVYMRFFVAMKGYIFYLYKMVIPSGLAPYYPYPREITIPSFEYMGATALFIIITMLSLYLLRKKRLVPALWFYYVVTLLPVIGIAQTGSFSAANRYTYLPSLGPLILVGIAAGDLFIRTYSSSLRIMYVLLLGIITGVLINITLINIPVWKDTVSLWSYQIKLFPDRVPIAYLNRGVVYWERKEFVKAIDDYSKAIEIDPRHAKAYSNRGSAYESMDKLDLAVKDFTKAVEVDPGLSGVYSNRGNVFMKMKRYDDAVRDYDKAIDIDPEYAKAYSNRGVVYSNMGKFDLAVQDYTKAIELDRWSGKAYNNRGFAYESMGRYKEALDDYSKSIELEPDYIRVYNNRGNTYRKTGDFQKAVSDYETALAKDPKNSTAYFYLGLCYKDMGDGKKALASFRRSAELGNKNAVNYLKNITPE; encoded by the coding sequence ATGTCTAAATCAAGAAAAGATAACAAACCCTGCCAAACAGAAATATCTCACTCTTATTCTCTTCGGGAAAAAGTAATCATCTTATCTGTTGCATGTGCGATAGCACTGACCGCGTTCATTGTATTTATTCCTGCGTTAAAAGGTGAGTTTCTGATATGGGACGATAACCTGCTTGTAGCTGAAAACAGGAATATACAGTCGATTGATACTGACTTTTTTAAGTGGGCCTTCACAGATGTTGCCATTGCTGCATGGTACCCTGTCACGGTAACATCGCTTGCAATTGATTATTTCTTTTGGGGGAAAGACCCTTTTGGATATCACCTGACAAATAATATCTTTCACGGGCTGAACACATTTCTTGTCTTTGTGCTTGTTTTCTTTCTGGTTAAGCTTGGGAGGTCAAAAGATGAGAAAGGGATAACGATGCCTCTTGTTGCGGCATCGGTCACTGCTATGCTATTCGGCCTGCATCCTCTGCGTGTTGAGTCAGTGGCATGGACTGCAGAGAGGAAGGATGTTCTCTACTCGTTTTTTTACATTCTGAGTATCCTAAGCTACTTGAAGTATTGTTCTGTAACTGTTTGTAATAAAAGGTATTATGCCGGTTCAATAGTTTTCTTTGCTATGTCTCTCATGAGTAAGTCAATGGCTGTGACCCTGCCTTTGGTTCTTATTATTCTTGACTATTATCCCCTTGGCAGACTGCTGCCTGATAAGGGATGGGGTGAAGTAAAGAAGACGGTCATTGAAAAGATCCCATTCATCTGCATGAGCCTATTTGTTTCGGCAGTGGCCTTATATACACATAATGAAAAAGGGGCAGTGATGGGCATGGAAACGCATCCGGTTTACATGCGTTTCTTTGTTGCCATGAAAGGGTATATCTTTTATCTTTACAAGATGGTCATCCCGTCCGGCCTTGCCCCTTACTATCCTTATCCCAGAGAAATAACAATTCCCTCTTTTGAATATATGGGCGCTACTGCTCTTTTTATAATTATAACCATGCTGAGTCTTTATCTTTTAAGGAAGAAGAGGCTGGTTCCTGCTCTCTGGTTTTACTATGTTGTTACGCTGCTTCCCGTTATCGGCATAGCGCAGACCGGAAGTTTTTCCGCAGCCAACAGGTATACATATCTTCCATCTCTTGGCCCTCTGATCTTAGTCGGTATTGCTGCAGGCGATCTTTTCATAAGGACATATTCCAGCAGCCTGAGGATTATGTATGTACTTTTATTAGGCATCATTACCGGTGTGCTGATAAATATCACTTTAATCAATATTCCTGTATGGAAGGATACGGTATCCCTCTGGTCATACCAGATAAAACTTTTCCCTGACAGGGTGCCTATCGCTTACCTGAACCGAGGGGTTGTCTATTGGGAGAGGAAAGAGTTCGTGAAAGCTATAGATGACTACAGCAAGGCGATCGAGATCGACCCGCGCCATGCAAAGGCATACAGCAACCGCGGCAGCGCTTATGAGAGCATGGACAAGCTTGATCTTGCCGTTAAAGATTTCACAAAGGCGGTGGAGGTAGATCCAGGATTGTCAGGTGTGTACAGCAACCGTGGAAATGTCTTCATGAAGATGAAGAGATATGATGATGCCGTCAGGGACTATGACAAGGCTATAGATATAGACCCGGAGTACGCAAAGGCATACAGCAACCGTGGAGTTGTATACAGCAATATGGGCAAGTTTGACCTTGCTGTCCAGGACTATACCAAGGCCATAGAGCTCGACCGGTGGAGCGGCAAGGCATACAACAACAGGGGTTTTGCCTATGAAAGCATGGGAAGATACAAAGAAGCTTTAGACGACTATTCCAAGTCTATAGAGCTTGAACCTGATTACATAAGGGTATACAACAATCGCGGAAATACATACAGGAAGACCGGTGATTTTCAAAAGGCGGTCAGTGATTATGAAACTGCACTTGCAAAGGACCCGAAAAACTCGACAGCTTATTTTTACCTCGGGCTCTGCTATAAGGACATGGGAGACGGGAAAAAGGCTTTAGCAAGCTTTAGGAGATCGGCAGAACTCGGCAACAAAAATGCTGTAAACTATTTAAAAAATATAACGCCTGAATAG
- a CDS encoding PqiC family protein: MNSLFHRSAVLCFIVLITLVTGCAVTKESRFYTLNSISSQAVVQRSVETHERVLIALGPVEIPDVLDRPQIVFYSGSNQLVYSEFDRWAGSLKDDISHVITADISELLVSDGVTLVSWRQPVPAKYRIDLRITKFGKISENEVALSARWTISDGKDKKVVHVSESKINESIEGQGHAAVVTAMSRSLQSLSREIADVIRKISAEQL; encoded by the coding sequence ATGAACTCTTTATTTCACAGGTCAGCGGTATTATGTTTTATTGTATTAATTACGCTTGTAACCGGATGCGCTGTTACAAAAGAATCAAGATTTTATACTTTAAATTCAATAAGTAGCCAGGCTGTTGTTCAACGATCCGTTGAGACGCATGAAAGGGTTTTAATAGCTCTTGGCCCGGTTGAAATACCTGACGTACTCGACAGGCCGCAGATAGTCTTTTATTCAGGCAGCAATCAACTTGTATATTCCGAATTTGACCGCTGGGCCGGATCTCTGAAGGATGATATTTCCCATGTTATTACAGCAGATATTTCAGAGCTTCTTGTATCAGATGGGGTTACACTTGTTTCGTGGCGTCAGCCTGTTCCTGCAAAATACCGTATTGATCTCCGAATCACTAAATTCGGCAAGATCTCAGAGAATGAGGTTGCGCTGTCAGCGCGGTGGACCATATCTGACGGAAAGGATAAAAAAGTGGTTCATGTAAGTGAATCAAAAATTAATGAATCTATAGAGGGGCAGGGCCATGCTGCCGTTGTAACGGCAATGAGCCGGTCGCTTCAAAGTTTAAGCCGGGAGATAGCTGATGTGATTCGTAAGATTTCTGCTGAGCAATTGTAA
- a CDS encoding MlaD family protein encodes MSKQANKTLIGSFVVGAVVLVIAGVLIFGSGRLFTKMEKHVLYFKGSVKGLNIGSPVMFRGVKIGSVTDILLQFNSEDLSMRIPVIIDIEPEKFISQDNVREMGKGYIDQLITKGLRAQLQMQSMVTGQLMINLDFYPDKPATLAGIKGEYPEIPTISSDLEALTEKLGSLPIEEMFSKMVKAIEGIEKIVNSPELIGSVGSFDQALKDIHSLLANIDKQFTPLANSVINTSIAAQSALGQFEKTIKMEEGAPADLAAEIKDTLATTRDAMEAVKSITAKDSESVYELNNALKELSAAARSIRFMADYIEQHPEALIRGKRDSEGE; translated from the coding sequence ATGAGCAAACAGGCAAATAAAACTTTGATCGGCAGTTTTGTCGTGGGCGCGGTTGTTCTGGTAATCGCAGGTGTACTGATCTTCGGGTCAGGCAGGCTCTTTACCAAAATGGAGAAGCATGTGCTCTATTTTAAAGGCTCAGTAAAGGGTTTAAATATCGGATCTCCGGTCATGTTCAGGGGCGTCAAGATAGGTTCAGTGACTGATATCTTGTTGCAGTTTAATTCAGAAGACCTGTCAATGCGCATCCCTGTGATCATTGATATTGAACCTGAAAAGTTCATATCTCAGGATAATGTTCGGGAGATGGGGAAAGGATATATTGATCAGCTTATCACCAAAGGCCTCAGGGCTCAGCTTCAGATGCAGAGCATGGTGACAGGCCAGCTTATGATAAACCTTGATTTTTATCCTGATAAGCCAGCAACGCTGGCGGGGATAAAGGGCGAGTATCCTGAGATCCCGACCATCTCTTCAGACCTTGAAGCGCTGACAGAAAAATTGGGCAGCCTCCCGATCGAAGAGATGTTCAGTAAAATGGTAAAAGCCATAGAGGGGATAGAGAAGATCGTGAACTCCCCGGAACTGATCGGGAGCGTCGGCTCATTTGATCAGGCGCTGAAGGATATCCATTCGCTGCTGGCAAATATAGACAAACAGTTTACCCCTCTTGCAAACAGCGTCATCAATACTTCCATAGCGGCTCAATCCGCGCTTGGGCAGTTTGAAAAGACTATCAAGATGGAAGAGGGCGCGCCTGCTGACCTGGCTGCTGAAATTAAAGATACACTGGCAACAACACGGGATGCGATGGAGGCGGTCAAGAGTATTACAGCAAAAGATTCAGAATCTGTCTATGAACTGAATAACGCGCTTAAAGAGCTTTCAGCTGCGGCGCGTTCGATACGTTTCATGGCTGATTATATTGAGCAGCATCCCGAGGCGCTGATAAGAGGCAAACGGGATTCCGAAGGAGAATAA
- a CDS encoding ATP-binding cassette domain-containing protein, producing the protein MDQLKPHITVENLTMGFGDFVVQRDISFTVNRGDIFVIMGGSGCGKSTLLRHLIGLQRPQEGRVLYAGESYWDAEPDDKERLKRRFGVLFQSGALWSSMTLAENVALPLEEYTDLSSEKIKEIVSLKLSLVGLSGFEEYYPSELSGGMKKRAGLARAMALDPDILFFDEPSSGLDPISARLMDDLILELRDSLGATFVIVTHELASILAIGNNSIFLDADARTMIAGGDPKRLLAESKNPKVHNFLTRGRE; encoded by the coding sequence ATGGATCAATTGAAACCACATATAACAGTTGAGAACCTCACTATGGGATTCGGGGACTTTGTGGTGCAGAGGGACATCTCGTTCACGGTCAACAGGGGTGACATATTTGTCATCATGGGCGGCAGCGGATGCGGCAAGAGCACTCTGCTCCGTCATTTGATCGGGCTCCAGAGGCCGCAAGAAGGACGTGTGCTTTATGCAGGCGAAAGCTACTGGGACGCGGAGCCTGATGACAAGGAGCGTTTAAAAAGGCGCTTCGGCGTTTTGTTCCAGAGCGGAGCTCTCTGGAGTTCAATGACACTTGCAGAGAATGTGGCACTGCCGCTGGAAGAGTATACTGACCTGTCATCGGAGAAGATAAAAGAGATAGTTTCGCTTAAACTCTCTCTGGTCGGCTTATCAGGATTTGAAGAGTACTATCCTTCTGAATTAAGCGGAGGCATGAAGAAACGCGCAGGACTGGCGCGTGCCATGGCGCTTGACCCTGACATACTCTTTTTTGATGAGCCATCTTCAGGACTCGACCCTATAAGCGCAAGGCTTATGGATGATTTGATACTGGAACTCAGGGACAGTCTCGGCGCTACTTTTGTCATAGTGACCCATGAGCTTGCAAGCATCCTTGCGATAGGAAACAATTCCATCTTTCTCGATGCTGACGCAAGGACCATGATCGCAGGCGGAGATCCGAAGAGGCTGCTTGCCGAGTCAAAGAATCCTAAGGTACATAACTTTCTAACAAGAGGAAGGGAATAA
- a CDS encoding ABC transporter permease: MESVSAQCGMSFSRKDGDTLLVHIAGDCRIGKALPSADEVQKQVEAGSGIKKIIFESEGVTDWDSGLLTFIIRIIDRCSKNNIHVDINGLPQGVQRLLDLASAVPEKKGARREVVESSFLTQMGEAAIDLRDSSIGILDFIGDVTSSFGRLLLGRARYRRSELFVIIQDCGPKAFFIVSLISLLVGLILAFIGAIQLRMFGAQIYIADLVGIGMVRVMGAIMTGIIMAGRTGAAFAAQIGTMQVNEEIDALETMGISPIEFLVLPRIIALTLMMPLLCLYADLMGILGGMIVGVGMMDLTVMEYVMETKKAVSMDNLWIGLFHSVVFGVLVSMSGCLRGMQCGRSASSVGDAGTSAVVTGIVSIIVATAVITFVCQVIGI; the protein is encoded by the coding sequence ATGGAAAGTGTTTCAGCACAATGCGGGATGAGCTTCAGCCGGAAGGACGGCGATACTCTGCTTGTTCATATCGCAGGTGATTGCAGGATCGGGAAGGCGCTGCCGTCTGCCGATGAGGTTCAGAAGCAGGTAGAAGCTGGTTCAGGGATCAAGAAGATAATCTTTGAATCAGAAGGCGTCACAGACTGGGACAGCGGGCTGCTTACTTTTATTATCAGGATCATTGACCGATGTTCAAAGAATAATATCCATGTTGATATAAACGGACTGCCTCAGGGGGTTCAGAGGCTGCTTGACCTTGCCTCTGCCGTTCCTGAGAAAAAAGGCGCGCGAAGGGAAGTTGTCGAATCTTCTTTTCTCACACAAATGGGCGAGGCGGCAATTGACCTTCGGGATTCATCAATCGGGATACTTGATTTCATAGGCGATGTCACCTCATCCTTTGGAAGATTACTGCTCGGCAGGGCGCGGTACCGGCGTTCTGAATTGTTTGTCATCATTCAGGATTGCGGCCCAAAGGCATTCTTCATAGTCTCGCTCATCAGCCTTCTTGTAGGCCTCATCCTCGCATTCATCGGCGCTATCCAGTTAAGGATGTTCGGCGCTCAGATATACATAGCAGACCTTGTGGGCATAGGCATGGTGCGCGTGATGGGAGCGATCATGACAGGCATTATCATGGCTGGCCGCACAGGCGCAGCGTTTGCCGCGCAGATCGGGACGATGCAGGTCAATGAAGAGATCGACGCGCTTGAGACCATGGGCATTTCACCTATCGAGTTTCTGGTTCTTCCGCGTATTATCGCACTGACCCTGATGATGCCGCTTCTCTGCCTTTACGCGGATCTCATGGGAATACTGGGCGGCATGATAGTCGGAGTAGGGATGATGGATCTTACTGTGATGGAATATGTTATGGAGACAAAGAAAGCTGTGAGCATGGACAACCTATGGATCGGTCTCTTTCACAGCGTTGTCTTTGGAGTGCTTGTCTCAATGTCAGGATGCCTGAGGGGGATGCAGTGCGGCAGAAGCGCTTCATCTGTAGGAGACGCAGGCACTTCAGCAGTTGTTACAGGAATTGTCAGTATAATAGTGGCAACTGCGGTAATAACTTTTGTCTGCCAGGTGATAGGGATATGA
- a CDS encoding alkaline phosphatase family protein, producing MFNIFKKKAAKQNKVIVLGIDGVPCSLLKRFIDSGIMPNLAKMIAGGTLSPMTASIPEVSSTSWSTFMTGVNPGRHGIYGFTEVQKDTYKWKFPNADDMKSATLWDVAGRNGKRSVVLNVPSTYPARELNGVLTSGFVSLDLKKATYPESAYEYLKSIGYKMDVDTQKARESSAALAENIKTTFDIRKKAILHFLNEDDWDLFIGVVTETDRLHHYLWAALDDEGHAIHTFFLNFYRDLDALIGEMNKKAGDETPFIILSDHGFTTIKKEIYLNSWLKERGYLKFTKENPDSFETIHQESMVFALDPARFYIHSKGKYSRGSVDAGEYEGLRKKLKNELLSLEVDGEKVIKEVLFKEEVYSGALLADAPDLVALPHKGFDLKSAINKTEISGMGHFTGGHTRDDATFFINRKIDVSDINIVDVGPTIISLLGIDEKSFDGRCLV from the coding sequence ATGTTCAATATCTTTAAGAAAAAAGCGGCCAAACAGAACAAGGTCATTGTTCTCGGCATAGACGGTGTGCCTTGCAGTCTTCTTAAGAGGTTTATTGATTCAGGCATTATGCCTAACCTCGCAAAGATGATTGCCGGAGGCACACTCTCGCCGATGACAGCTTCAATACCAGAGGTCTCTTCAACCTCATGGAGCACCTTCATGACCGGTGTGAATCCCGGGCGGCATGGTATCTACGGCTTCACTGAAGTGCAGAAGGATACATACAAATGGAAGTTCCCTAATGCTGATGATATGAAGAGCGCAACTCTCTGGGATGTCGCCGGAAGGAACGGCAAGAGAAGCGTTGTGCTCAATGTCCCATCTACTTATCCCGCCAGAGAATTGAATGGAGTTCTCACATCCGGCTTTGTCTCTCTTGATCTTAAGAAAGCGACGTATCCTGAATCAGCATATGAATACTTAAAGAGCATCGGATATAAGATGGATGTTGATACTCAGAAGGCGAGAGAATCATCAGCCGCGCTGGCAGAGAATATAAAAACGACCTTTGATATCAGAAAGAAGGCGATACTTCATTTTCTCAACGAGGATGACTGGGACCTTTTTATAGGTGTGGTGACAGAGACGGACAGGCTTCATCATTATCTCTGGGCCGCGCTTGATGATGAAGGCCATGCAATTCACACCTTCTTTCTAAATTTTTACAGGGATCTTGACGCGCTGATAGGAGAGATGAATAAGAAGGCGGGTGATGAAACCCCGTTTATCATATTGTCAGATCATGGCTTCACAACGATAAAGAAAGAGATATATTTGAACTCCTGGCTGAAGGAGAGAGGTTACCTGAAGTTCACAAAGGAGAACCCTGACTCTTTTGAAACGATACATCAGGAGAGCATGGTATTCGCGCTTGACCCTGCAAGATTTTATATTCATTCAAAAGGAAAATATTCACGCGGCAGTGTTGATGCAGGCGAGTATGAAGGCCTAAGGAAGAAACTCAAGAATGAACTTCTCTCGCTTGAAGTGGATGGCGAGAAGGTGATCAAAGAGGTTCTCTTCAAGGAAGAGGTTTACAGCGGAGCCCTGCTTGCTGACGCTCCTGATCTTGTCGCTCTTCCTCATAAAGGTTTTGACCTGAAGAGCGCGATAAACAAGACTGAGATCTCAGGCATGGGCCATTTCACAGGCGGGCATACAAGAGATGATGCGACCTTCTTTATTAACCGCAAGATAGATGTTTCTGATATCAACATTGTTGATGTAGGCCCCACGATAATCTCACTTCTCGGCATTGATGAAAAGAGTTTTGACGGCAGGTGTCTGGTTTAA
- a CDS encoding phosphoadenosine phosphosulfate reductase family protein: MTAESMSMEEMERLMGLSLEEKIAHSKKIIKEAIDKFGVDNLALAWTGGKDSTTMTWLFRESCKELGVKMPMCMFIDEGYVFEEIWDIFNQLKKEWNLDARIAKNIDVASKAEKVGDMVKVSSLNERNRKEIALLEITDEEFPFEPESFIGNHLMKTIAMNMFLEENKITALATAIRWDEQEARVQETFFSPRKNPPHMRIQPILHFKERDIWDFIFQYKVPFCTLYNIGYRSLGAKGSTTKMSDIPAWEQDLENTYERAGRGQGKEEIMSKLRDLGYM; the protein is encoded by the coding sequence ATGACAGCAGAGTCAATGTCGATGGAAGAGATGGAGAGGTTGATGGGTTTGAGCCTTGAAGAAAAGATAGCGCACTCAAAGAAGATAATCAAGGAGGCTATTGATAAGTTTGGCGTTGACAACCTTGCGTTAGCCTGGACCGGCGGAAAGGACAGCACAACAATGACCTGGCTCTTCAGGGAGTCATGCAAAGAGCTTGGAGTAAAGATGCCGATGTGCATGTTCATTGACGAGGGCTATGTGTTTGAAGAGATATGGGACATCTTCAACCAGCTTAAAAAAGAGTGGAACCTTGATGCCCGTATCGCAAAGAACATTGATGTGGCTTCCAAGGCGGAAAAGGTCGGCGATATGGTAAAGGTCAGCAGCCTTAATGAGCGCAACAGAAAGGAGATCGCGCTTCTGGAGATCACAGATGAGGAGTTCCCGTTCGAGCCTGAGTCGTTTATCGGCAACCACCTGATGAAGACTATAGCCATGAACATGTTCCTTGAAGAGAATAAGATCACCGCTCTTGCAACCGCGATCAGATGGGATGAGCAGGAGGCGCGCGTACAGGAAACATTCTTCAGCCCGCGGAAGAATCCGCCGCATATGCGTATACAGCCGATCCTGCATTTTAAAGAGCGCGATATATGGGATTTCATATTCCAGTACAAGGTGCCTTTCTGCACTTTATACAATATAGGCTATCGTTCACTCGGCGCAAAAGGCTCTACTACAAAGATGTCAGACATCCCGGCATGGGAGCAGGATCTTGAGAATACATATGAAAGGGCAGGCCGCGGACAGGGCAAAGAGGAGATAATGAGCAAGCTCAGAGATCTGGGTTATATGTAG
- a CDS encoding long-chain fatty acid--CoA ligase — MTLSDLLLQRAAEHPHKTCIKFGDRKYSYAEANRRVTLTAGGLRALGLKAGERAAILMDNSPEYIISYFAILRAGGIAVPINTFLTPDEISFIINDSGCRIVIHGRDLSKKLDKLKPGLDIRKVLFDEVPEEDAEPYKGSADDTAVFLYTSGTTGFPKGAMLTHHNLISNVESCMQVMRLSCRDRVLLFLPLFHSFTFTVCVILPVYSGASIILLPSVKPFSKVIKSVFRDRITFFVAIPTIYSILSKKRIPLLFMLLFKLFTMIRVCVSGAAALPPDIIYAFEKRFKAPLVEGYGLTEASPVVAVNPVEGTRKPSSVGPPLPGVEVSIIGEDGERVNLGEIGELRVKGPNVMKGYYNRPDETASVLKDGWLYTGDMARIDEDGYIYIVDRKKDLIIVDGMNIYPREVEDVIMEHDSIEECAMVGVPDGRGSEISILFIKIKEGLSFDETEIRDHLKRRIARFKIPRKIIPVDEFPKTATGKIKKTELRKLNLG; from the coding sequence ATGACTTTAAGCGATCTATTATTACAGAGGGCTGCTGAGCATCCGCATAAAACCTGCATAAAGTTTGGGGACAGGAAATACTCCTATGCAGAGGCAAACCGGCGTGTGACATTGACAGCAGGCGGGCTGAGAGCGCTCGGGCTTAAAGCAGGTGAGCGCGCTGCCATCCTGATGGATAACAGCCCTGAGTATATCATCAGTTACTTCGCCATCCTGAGGGCCGGAGGTATCGCTGTTCCAATTAATACGTTCTTAACCCCGGATGAGATCTCGTTCATTATCAATGACTCAGGCTGCAGGATCGTTATACATGGCAGAGATCTTTCGAAAAAGCTTGATAAGTTAAAGCCGGGACTTGATATCAGGAAGGTGTTGTTTGATGAAGTGCCGGAAGAAGACGCAGAGCCATACAAAGGGTCTGCTGATGATACAGCGGTTTTTTTATACACATCCGGAACGACCGGTTTTCCAAAGGGCGCGATGCTCACACATCATAACCTCATATCAAATGTCGAGTCATGCATGCAGGTAATGCGTTTATCATGCAGGGACAGGGTGCTTCTTTTTCTGCCGCTTTTTCACTCGTTCACTTTTACCGTCTGCGTTATTCTTCCTGTATATTCAGGCGCAAGCATAATACTGCTGCCTTCAGTAAAGCCTTTCTCAAAGGTGATCAAGAGCGTCTTTAGGGACAGGATCACTTTTTTTGTGGCTATCCCCACGATCTACAGCATACTCTCTAAAAAGAGGATACCTCTCTTATTCATGCTCTTATTTAAACTCTTCACAATGATCAGGGTCTGTGTTTCAGGAGCTGCTGCTTTGCCTCCGGATATCATCTATGCATTTGAAAAGCGGTTTAAAGCGCCTTTGGTCGAGGGCTACGGGCTTACTGAGGCATCGCCAGTTGTTGCGGTGAATCCAGTCGAAGGCACAAGAAAGCCGTCATCAGTCGGCCCGCCGCTGCCGGGCGTTGAGGTCAGCATTATCGGAGAAGATGGGGAAAGAGTTAACTTGGGAGAGATAGGAGAACTGAGGGTCAAAGGCCCGAATGTAATGAAGGGTTACTATAACAGGCCGGATGAAACAGCCTCTGTCTTAAAGGATGGATGGCTGTATACAGGCGATATGGCAAGGATTGACGAGGACGGATACATTTATATAGTTGACAGAAAGAAAGACCTTATCATTGTGGACGGCATGAATATTTATCCCAGAGAGGTTGAAGATGTTATAATGGAGCATGACTCAATTGAAGAGTGCGCTATGGTGGGCGTGCCTGACGGCAGGGGTTCAGAGATATCGATACTCTTCATAAAAATAAAAGAGGGACTCTCATTTGATGAGACAGAGATAAGGGATCATCTCAAGAGGCGTATTGCACGGTTCAAGATTCCGAGAAAGATAATACCGGTTGATGAATTTCCAAAGACCGCTACAGGCAAGATAAAGAAGACTGAACTGAGAAAGTTGAACTTAGGATAA
- a CDS encoding polyprenyl synthetase family protein, producing MDIVQYLKNKKELVDSYLEAYVSSKKGQNGCPKELYEAMRYALMAGGKRIRPILALAGYEAVNGKTNNVMPVASSLELIHTYSLIHDDLPAMDDDDMRRNMPTTHIAFGEATAILAGDALLTEAFNIISNSKAEPGILINVIKEVTHACGPDGMVGGQTVDILMEGKKAEKDDIIYIHTHKTGVFIKAAVRVGAIMADATEDELAALTTYGDKVGLAFQIADDILDITGTTEELGKTAGSDNTNAKNTYPSIFGIDESRKIAEALISDAIKALRGFDEKADPLREIAKYIISRRN from the coding sequence ATGGATATAGTTCAGTATCTGAAAAACAAAAAAGAGCTTGTCGACAGCTATCTTGAGGCATATGTCTCATCCAAAAAAGGCCAGAACGGCTGCCCCAAAGAGCTTTATGAGGCGATGAGATACGCGCTTATGGCAGGCGGCAAGAGGATAAGGCCCATACTGGCGCTCGCAGGCTATGAGGCTGTTAACGGCAAAACAAATAACGTAATGCCTGTTGCTTCCTCACTTGAACTCATACATACATATTCATTGATCCATGACGACCTTCCAGCAATGGATGATGATGATATGAGAAGGAACATGCCGACCACTCATATCGCCTTCGGAGAAGCCACAGCAATACTTGCGGGCGATGCGCTGCTGACCGAGGCATTCAATATCATCTCCAACTCAAAAGCAGAACCCGGCATACTCATCAATGTGATAAAAGAGGTCACACATGCCTGCGGGCCTGACGGAATGGTCGGAGGGCAGACTGTAGACATACTGATGGAAGGTAAGAAGGCGGAAAAGGACGACATCATCTATATTCATACACATAAGACCGGCGTATTTATTAAGGCTGCTGTGCGCGTTGGCGCCATTATGGCAGATGCCACAGAAGATGAACTTGCCGCATTGACAACTTACGGAGATAAAGTCGGCCTCGCATTTCAGATTGCTGATGACATCCTTGATATAACCGGCACCACAGAGGAGCTCGGAAAGACAGCAGGCTCTGATAATACAAACGCTAAAAACACCTACCCCTCCATCTTCGGCATTGATGAGTCAAGAAAGATAGCCGAGGCACTGATATCTGATGCCATTAAGGCGCTTAGAGGTTTTGATGAAAAAGCAGACCCGCTCAGGGAGATAGCAAAATATATTATATCGAGGCGGAATTAG